From a region of the Helicobacter hepaticus ATCC 51449 genome:
- a CDS encoding YfhL family 4Fe-4S dicluster ferredoxin: protein MSLMINNECIACDACAEECPNGAIEEGDPIYSIDPDVCTECVGSYDEPSCLSVCPVDAIIPDPDNIENMEELKYKFEMLQKGE from the coding sequence ATGTCTTTGATGATTAATAATGAATGTATTGCGTGTGATGCGTGTGCCGAAGAGTGCCCTAATGGTGCGATTGAAGAGGGAGACCCTATTTATAGTATTGACCCTGATGTATGCACTGAATGCGTAGGGAGTTATGACGAGCCAAGTTGTTTGAGTGTGTGTCCTGTTGATGCGATTATACCAGACCCTGACAACATAGAGAATATGGAAGAGCTCAAATATAAATTTGAAATGCTCCAAAAGGGAGAGTAA
- a CDS encoding dehypoxanthine futalosine cyclase, whose protein sequence is MTDVAEHSSIGKDSNPLAIKRVSNAEILDLMRNSSLRELGVRASEIKSILHPNKTTTFVVDRNINYTNICWVDCKFCAFKRKLGEEGVYILSFEEIDKKIDELLAIGGTQILFQGGVHPKLKIEWYEELVSHIAQKYPMITIHGFSAIEINYIAKVSKISIPEVLLRLQKAGLSSIPGAGAEILSDRVRDKIAPKKLDTKEWLEVHREAHRIGMKTTATMMFGSVENDEDIIAHWDCLRQLQDEFGGFRAFIMWSFQPDNTPLQKEFPHIHKASSNRYLRLLACSRIYLDNFVNIQSSWVTQGSYIGQLALLFGANDLGSTMMEENVVSSAGVCNSMNAQEMIELIKDIGESPAKRNTAYEILERF, encoded by the coding sequence ATGACAGATGTAGCAGAGCATTCCTCTATTGGTAAAGATTCTAATCCATTAGCTATAAAACGCGTGAGTAACGCAGAAATTTTAGATTTAATGCGTAATTCGTCTTTGCGTGAGCTTGGAGTGAGGGCAAGCGAAATTAAATCTATCCTTCACCCAAACAAGACTACAACTTTTGTTGTGGATAGAAATATTAATTATACAAATATTTGTTGGGTGGATTGCAAGTTTTGTGCTTTTAAACGTAAGTTAGGCGAGGAAGGTGTATATATTTTAAGCTTTGAAGAGATTGATAAAAAAATTGATGAGCTTTTGGCTATTGGTGGCACGCAGATTCTCTTTCAAGGTGGCGTGCATCCAAAGCTTAAAATTGAGTGGTATGAGGAGCTTGTGAGCCATATCGCGCAAAAATATCCTATGATTACCATTCACGGATTTTCAGCTATTGAGATAAATTATATTGCTAAAGTCTCTAAAATCTCTATTCCAGAGGTGCTTTTGCGACTTCAAAAGGCAGGATTATCTTCTATTCCCGGAGCTGGGGCTGAAATCTTAAGCGATAGGGTGCGCGATAAAATAGCCCCTAAAAAGCTTGATACCAAAGAATGGCTCGAAGTGCATAGAGAAGCCCATCGTATTGGTATGAAAACCACAGCTACAATGATGTTTGGTAGTGTAGAGAATGATGAGGACATTATAGCGCATTGGGATTGTCTAAGGCAGCTTCAAGATGAGTTTGGTGGATTTAGAGCATTCATTATGTGGAGTTTTCAGCCCGATAATACGCCTTTGCAAAAAGAATTTCCCCATATTCATAAAGCTTCATCAAATAGGTATTTACGCCTTTTAGCGTGTAGCAGAATCTATCTTGATAATTTTGTCAATATCCAAAGCAGTTGGGTAACGCAAGGTTCATACATCGGGCAACTCGCTTTGCTATTTGGAGCAAATGATTTGGGCAGCACGATGATGGAGGAAAATGTCGTATCTTCGGCAGGTGTGTGTAACTCTATGAATGCCCAAGAGATGATTGAGCTTATTAAAGATATTGGAGAATCTCCAGCCAAGCGCAATACAGCGTATGAGATTTTGGAGCGATTTTGA
- a CDS encoding Ppx/GppA phosphatase family protein: MAKITTVIDIGSNSARMAIYRRTSRFAFHLIYETKSKVRISEGCYESGGVLGQVPMDRAIYALKEFVQISKAHKSRKIFCVATSALRDAPNAKVLLDRAKKECGVSIKVIDGKKEALYGGIACANLSHYKDGITMDIGGGSTECALIQDGKIIDLISLDIGTIRLKELFFDKKNNIEGARAFIQTQLANVPSHFKHHRIFGVGGTIRALSKMIMKHKKYPIQEVHGYEVNVEQNIKFFEKISQASEDKLDSMGVPLDRIDNIRSGSLILQMFLEFFGAKEIVTSGVGVREGVFLSDLLRGHKNSFPKGVNPSINCIEDRFMLDKKYAEMTRRESLKIFDALFPLHKLDEQCKKLLHIASYLSSVGRILNFYNAEYHGSYFLLNALEYGFSHTERMSICLLVEYSGKKIPQDENIRHISDMMPKLLSLQWLSFMLALAENLCRSEGNMQIRYEYIKPKTLRIYTIADLYLARENINKLHKPEPLQIEFVKA, translated from the coding sequence ATGGCAAAAATTACAACCGTCATTGATATCGGTTCAAACTCTGCGAGAATGGCGATTTATCGCCGAACTTCACGCTTTGCCTTTCATTTGATTTATGAAACCAAAAGTAAAGTGAGAATTTCAGAGGGTTGTTATGAATCCGGCGGTGTTTTAGGGCAAGTTCCTATGGATAGGGCTATTTATGCACTTAAAGAATTTGTCCAAATTTCTAAAGCGCATAAATCTCGCAAGATTTTTTGCGTGGCAACTTCTGCCTTGCGTGATGCACCTAATGCAAAAGTTCTACTTGATAGGGCAAAAAAGGAATGTGGCGTTTCTATTAAAGTCATTGATGGCAAAAAGGAGGCGCTTTATGGAGGCATAGCCTGTGCTAACCTCTCTCATTATAAAGATGGAATCACAATGGATATAGGAGGAGGAAGCACAGAGTGCGCTCTTATACAAGATGGCAAGATTATTGACCTTATCTCGCTTGATATTGGCACAATTCGCCTAAAAGAATTATTTTTTGATAAGAAAAATAATATTGAAGGAGCAAGAGCGTTTATACAAACACAGCTTGCAAATGTGCCATCACATTTTAAACATCATCGTATTTTTGGTGTGGGTGGGACGATACGCGCACTTTCTAAAATGATAATGAAACACAAAAAGTATCCTATCCAAGAAGTGCACGGCTATGAGGTCAATGTGGAACAAAATATTAAATTTTTTGAGAAAATTTCCCAAGCTTCTGAAGATAAGTTAGATTCTATGGGCGTGCCTCTAGATAGGATTGATAATATCCGCAGTGGTTCATTGATACTTCAAATGTTTTTAGAGTTTTTTGGCGCTAAGGAGATTGTTACAAGTGGTGTGGGAGTGAGAGAGGGTGTGTTTTTAAGTGATTTGTTGCGGGGACATAAAAACAGCTTTCCCAAAGGTGTTAATCCCTCTATTAATTGTATTGAAGATAGATTTATGCTTGATAAGAAATATGCCGAAATGACGCGTAGAGAATCTTTAAAAATTTTTGACGCACTTTTTCCTTTACATAAGCTTGATGAACAATGTAAAAAATTGCTTCATATCGCCTCGTATCTTTCAAGTGTTGGACGGATTCTCAATTTTTATAATGCAGAATATCACGGCTCATATTTTTTGCTCAATGCCTTAGAATATGGATTCTCACACACAGAGCGAATGAGTATTTGTTTGCTTGTAGAATATAGTGGCAAAAAGATTCCTCAAGATGAAAATATTAGACATATAAGCGATATGATGCCTAAGCTTTTGAGTTTGCAATGGCTTAGTTTTATGCTTGCACTTGCTGAAAATCTTTGTCGTAGTGAAGGCAATATGCAAATCCGCTATGAATACATTAAACCCAAAACTTTAAGAATCTACACCATAGCTGATTTATATCTTGCTAGGGAAAATATTAATAAGCTTCATAAACCAGAGCCGCTGCAAATTGAATTTGTTAAAGCATAG
- the waaC gene encoding lipopolysaccharide heptosyltransferase I translates to MRIAIVRLSSLGDVIVSASVLPFVKKHLEEIYPQRVEIDWIVDSTFSEVLYHSPCIDNLIEINLKKGGVNALPTIIKNLKALPVYDILIDMQGLIKSALCGSMLKNKQYWGFAWDSIKEPLASLVYTYKVRIPYEQHILERNLKLVCSALGFKDIDETNRVYYHNRAEAFGVSEVDNVRVLEIFRAFEVDKDAKNIVLILESSLEAKTYPLHLFVQVIQQLLETNPYLNVFLLWHSTNKAQKIKEHFASQKNVVVLPRLHMGEIKALIQKVDLLIGGDTGITHLAWAMQKDSITLYGNTPAARFALQGKNNRFLSGSENPSYAKNDFSIANIQPNAICACAEEILYGGSLHDNNAHSHLPHKDI, encoded by the coding sequence ATGAGAATAGCAATCGTGCGACTTTCTAGCCTTGGTGATGTGATTGTGAGTGCAAGTGTATTACCTTTTGTAAAAAAGCATTTAGAAGAAATTTATCCTCAACGCGTAGAGATTGATTGGATTGTGGATAGCACTTTTAGTGAAGTATTGTATCATAGCCCTTGTATTGATAATCTTATTGAAATTAATCTTAAAAAAGGTGGTGTAAATGCTCTGCCTACCATTATTAAGAATCTAAAGGCGCTTCCTGTTTATGATATACTTATTGATATGCAAGGATTGATCAAATCAGCATTATGTGGAAGTATGCTAAAGAATAAGCAATATTGGGGATTTGCGTGGGATTCCATAAAAGAGCCTTTAGCAAGCCTTGTTTATACATATAAGGTGCGTATTCCTTATGAACAACATATTTTGGAGCGTAATTTAAAACTTGTATGCTCTGCACTGGGGTTTAAAGATATAGATGAAACAAATCGTGTTTATTATCATAATCGCGCTGAAGCTTTTGGTGTGAGCGAGGTAGATAATGTGCGTGTGTTAGAAATTTTTAGAGCATTTGAGGTAGACAAAGATGCTAAAAATATTGTGCTTATACTTGAATCATCTTTGGAAGCTAAAACTTACCCTTTGCATTTATTTGTTCAAGTTATTCAACAACTTTTGGAGACAAATCCCTATCTTAATGTATTTTTGCTGTGGCATAGCACAAATAAAGCACAAAAGATTAAGGAGCATTTTGCTTCACAAAAAAATGTAGTAGTGCTTCCGCGTCTTCATATGGGAGAGATTAAAGCATTAATACAAAAAGTAGATTTACTTATTGGAGGAGATACAGGTATAACGCATTTAGCGTGGGCTATGCAAAAAGATTCTATAACACTTTATGGCAATACGCCAGCAGCTCGTTTTGCACTTCAAGGAAAAAATAACCGATTTTTAAGTGGAAGCGAGAATCCCTCCTATGCAAAGAATGATTTTTCTATTGCAAATATTCAGCCAAATGCTATTTGTGCTTGTGCGGAAGAGATTCTATATGGTGGCTCGTTGCACGATAATAACGCGCACTCTCACTTACCACATAAGGATATATGA
- a CDS encoding Gfo/Idh/MocA family protein: MPIKCAIIGYGYWGRNVAKAIVQCPHFEIITIYDEECNALDEARKFYQFTTYSSYEAILLDKNIQAIFIITPPHTHFALAKRSLESAKHTFVEKPLTTNLSQAKLLYDLADSQGVKLYCDHIFLHSPAINYLKEHIASFGEIVYINARRINLGLFQSNVDVIWDLAIHDLSIIDYLVGLHIEEVSTFATKYLRYPNDALANINIKLKNGIIITLNLSWLSPIKVREMIIGGSKKTAIYDETKHNKITLFNTGVVIKDEFDKTSLYQKMVEYKLSKELNPILPNTMALDNSIAYFATYIAQKDTKTTSKGGKEHVIRVIQAIEMIQEARIAPPH; this comes from the coding sequence ATGCCTATAAAATGTGCCATTATCGGCTATGGATATTGGGGACGCAATGTCGCAAAAGCAATCGTGCAATGCCCCCATTTTGAGATTATCACAATTTATGATGAAGAGTGCAATGCGCTAGATGAGGCACGCAAATTTTATCAATTTACCACTTATTCTAGCTATGAAGCAATTTTACTTGACAAAAATATACAAGCAATTTTTATTATCACGCCTCCACATACGCATTTTGCCCTCGCCAAACGCTCTTTAGAATCTGCCAAACACACCTTTGTAGAAAAACCTCTCACAACCAATCTCTCTCAAGCAAAACTACTCTATGACTTAGCAGATTCTCAGGGAGTAAAACTTTATTGCGATCATATTTTTTTGCATTCTCCTGCTATAAACTATCTTAAAGAACATATCGCAAGTTTTGGAGAAATTGTGTATATCAACGCACGGCGCATTAATCTAGGGCTATTTCAAAGCAATGTTGATGTGATTTGGGATTTGGCAATTCACGATTTGAGCATTATTGATTATCTTGTAGGACTTCATATAGAAGAGGTTTCAACTTTCGCAACAAAATACCTCCGCTACCCCAATGACGCTTTGGCAAATATCAATATAAAGCTCAAAAATGGTATCATCATCACACTTAATCTCTCGTGGCTTAGCCCCATTAAAGTGCGTGAGATGATTATTGGAGGGAGTAAAAAAACGGCAATTTATGATGAGACAAAACACAATAAAATCACACTTTTTAACACAGGTGTGGTCATAAAAGATGAATTTGATAAAACAAGCCTTTATCAAAAAATGGTTGAATACAAATTAAGCAAAGAGCTAAATCCGATTCTTCCCAATACTATGGCACTTGATAATTCTATAGCATATTTTGCGACATATATTGCACAAAAAGATACAAAAACAACATCTAAAGGAGGTAAAGAACACGTAATACGTGTTATTCAAGCTATTGAGATGATACAGGAAGCGCGGATTGCTCCACCACACTAA
- the bamA gene encoding outer membrane protein assembly factor BamA yields MKKICCALILLFCNVIYAKDISAIKYEGLSSISNVLADEIIGIKVGESLNIAKVDKAIVSLYSQGYFEDIYADFNGGILTFYFKQKPKVASVEIKGYGSEQEKETLYSQIGIKKGDSYDETKLNRAKLVIRTILEYQGYYGTVVEADITQVGEDKAYAITFNVNQGENIIIKKAEYDGREKLKVSEVEELSANRAKQFMGWLWGRNDGKLKLADLEYDSPRIQDAYMRKGFLDASVSQAFLDANFNDYSANLYYKIKEGERYKVSEIKIILHVPVIEEKELRKVLKVKKGTYFNIEEVRADVESIRQKIADLGYAFARVNPDLDKDPQNAEVKVLYLIQVGQKVKINDVLISGNSRTADRIIRREILLAPGDTYSLSDLKESENALKRLGYFGKVKIDERRVSEDSMDLLVSVEEARTGELMFGLGYGSYDKLMVNASIRERNLFGTGQSGQLYADWSYRRQLVNLTLSNPRVLDSKYSTSFSVFHSLYWNWDYREQTTGGSITGGKLLTNTLRASLGYTLSTTRVLDFYDARLATLYKEYLSIDRPIKSAISPSLYFDNTDDYYFPKNGAIISAYVEYAGLGGDEKYTKLYGKMALYYHLKSLVGIDLIARYKTQAGAIINNGYVPITSKFYMGGISSVRGYQVSSLSPRNSTGEIRIGGNYMMTHSVELSYGILEKAQMRLAFFVDYGMIGIQSLDETIRASWGAAVEWISPFGPIVIVFPQPINPQPGDRTSRFEFTMGTRF; encoded by the coding sequence ATGAAAAAAATTTGTTGCGCTCTTATTTTGTTGTTTTGCAATGTTATTTATGCTAAGGATATTAGTGCAATTAAATATGAGGGTTTAAGCTCAATTTCAAATGTGTTAGCTGATGAAATCATAGGTATTAAAGTAGGCGAAAGCTTAAATATTGCAAAAGTAGATAAGGCAATAGTATCACTTTATTCACAAGGGTATTTTGAGGATATTTATGCGGATTTTAATGGTGGTATCTTGACTTTTTACTTTAAACAAAAACCTAAAGTTGCAAGTGTTGAAATAAAAGGTTATGGAAGCGAGCAAGAAAAAGAGACATTATATTCACAAATTGGCATAAAAAAGGGCGATAGCTATGATGAGACAAAGCTTAATCGCGCTAAACTTGTTATACGCACAATTTTAGAGTATCAAGGATATTATGGCACAGTAGTAGAGGCAGATATAACGCAAGTAGGTGAAGATAAGGCATACGCAATTACTTTTAATGTCAATCAAGGTGAAAATATTATCATCAAAAAAGCAGAGTATGATGGCAGAGAGAAGCTTAAGGTAAGTGAGGTTGAAGAGCTAAGTGCTAATCGTGCAAAGCAGTTTATGGGGTGGCTTTGGGGGCGCAATGATGGAAAACTTAAGCTTGCAGACTTAGAATATGATAGCCCAAGAATCCAAGATGCCTATATGCGCAAAGGATTCTTAGATGCAAGTGTTTCCCAAGCTTTTTTAGATGCAAATTTTAATGATTATAGTGCGAATTTATATTATAAAATTAAAGAAGGAGAGCGCTATAAAGTATCAGAGATTAAGATTATCTTACACGTCCCTGTGATTGAAGAAAAAGAGTTGCGCAAAGTGCTTAAAGTAAAAAAAGGTACATATTTTAATATTGAAGAAGTGCGCGCAGATGTAGAGAGTATCCGCCAAAAAATTGCAGATTTAGGCTATGCTTTTGCGAGGGTTAATCCGGATTTAGACAAAGACCCGCAAAATGCTGAAGTAAAGGTGCTTTATTTGATACAAGTAGGGCAAAAGGTAAAAATTAATGATGTGCTTATTTCAGGTAATTCTCGCACAGCAGATAGAATTATACGACGCGAGATTCTTCTTGCACCCGGCGATACTTATAGTCTCTCGGATTTAAAAGAGTCTGAAAATGCACTCAAAAGATTAGGTTATTTTGGTAAGGTTAAAATTGATGAGCGAAGGGTAAGTGAAGATTCTATGGACTTGCTTGTAAGTGTTGAGGAAGCGCGCACGGGCGAGCTTATGTTTGGTTTGGGCTATGGAAGCTATGATAAATTAATGGTAAATGCTTCTATAAGAGAGCGAAACCTCTTTGGCACAGGACAGAGTGGGCAGTTGTATGCGGATTGGAGTTATCGCCGACAACTTGTTAATCTTACCCTAAGTAATCCTCGTGTGCTTGATTCTAAATACAGCACTTCTTTTAGTGTATTTCATTCTTTGTATTGGAATTGGGATTATAGAGAGCAAACCACAGGAGGCTCAATTACAGGTGGGAAATTACTCACAAATACTTTGCGTGCCTCGCTTGGATATACACTCTCTACAACAAGAGTCCTTGATTTTTATGATGCTCGTCTGGCAACTCTTTATAAAGAGTATCTTAGTATTGACAGACCGATTAAATCTGCTATTAGCCCAAGTCTTTACTTTGACAATACCGATGATTATTATTTCCCTAAAAACGGGGCAATTATCTCGGCGTATGTGGAATATGCAGGGCTTGGTGGAGATGAGAAATATACGAAACTTTATGGCAAAATGGCACTTTATTATCATCTCAAATCGCTTGTCGGTATCGATTTGATTGCACGTTATAAAACCCAAGCGGGGGCAATTATAAATAATGGTTATGTGCCCATTACTTCAAAATTTTATATGGGGGGGATTTCAAGTGTGAGAGGTTATCAAGTTAGCTCCCTTTCGCCTAGAAACTCAACTGGGGAGATTCGTATTGGTGGGAATTATATGATGACACATTCTGTGGAGTTAAGCTATGGTATTTTAGAGAAAGCTCAAATGCGTTTAGCTTTTTTTGTTGATTATGGTATGATAGGCATACAGAGTTTAGACGAAACTATTCGTGCTTCGTGGGGTGCTGCAGTAGAGTGGATAAGCCCTTTTGGACCTATTGTGATTGTATTCCCTCAACCCATTAATCCTCAACCCGGTGATAGAACATCACGATTTGAATTTACTATGGGCACGAGATTTTAA
- a CDS encoding M16 family metallopeptidase codes for MNAQEAKVDAVEINGISVPLIFEQSKNLPVGDVQLIFIGGRADASKAGLGALSAKMLNEGTKTLGSVAFAQKLEQKAIGLYAGIGLQTLSFDLSYLKEYEDESFSLFKELLYDPNLTPAALDKVKSLIQSRLASQEDDFDSVAERNLNKILFKDTPMAVPSLGDKQSIESITLEDVKEFLKRNLVLKRLIIIAGGDMQEEQLKAKIISVLSALPVGESKEKLHFKASQNADFISVQKPTQQAFIYFGSPFVVTDSHQNYIARVMSFILGGSGFGSRMMEEVRVKRGLAYSAYMKISVGGAVNYASGYLQTKLENKDKAIEVVKEVVNNFITQGVSEQELASAKAFLLGSEPLREESLSQRLNAKFINYFRDLPLDNNKKELELIKALTLEELNAYIKSHKEILQMSFSVVEQSALPVSSQ; via the coding sequence ATGAATGCGCAAGAAGCAAAGGTTGATGCAGTGGAAATAAATGGCATAAGTGTGCCATTGATATTTGAACAAAGTAAGAATCTGCCTGTGGGTGATGTACAGTTAATATTTATTGGTGGCAGAGCTGATGCTTCTAAAGCAGGGCTTGGTGCTTTAAGTGCTAAAATGCTCAATGAAGGCACAAAAACGCTTGGTAGTGTGGCTTTTGCACAAAAGTTAGAACAAAAAGCTATAGGTTTATATGCTGGCATAGGATTACAAACTTTAAGCTTTGATCTCTCTTATCTCAAAGAGTATGAAGATGAGAGTTTTTCGCTTTTCAAAGAGCTTCTTTATGACCCAAATCTCACGCCTGCTGCACTTGATAAAGTAAAATCTCTTATCCAAAGCAGGCTTGCAAGTCAGGAAGATGATTTTGATAGTGTGGCAGAGAGAAATCTTAATAAAATACTTTTTAAAGACACACCTATGGCAGTGCCATCGCTCGGAGATAAGCAGAGTATAGAATCTATTACACTTGAAGATGTAAAAGAATTTTTAAAACGCAATCTTGTTTTAAAGCGGCTTATCATTATTGCAGGGGGCGATATGCAAGAGGAACAATTAAAGGCAAAGATTATTTCTGTGCTTTCTGCATTACCTGTGGGAGAGAGCAAGGAAAAGTTACACTTTAAAGCTTCACAAAATGCAGATTTTATAAGCGTGCAAAAACCAACCCAGCAGGCTTTTATATATTTTGGCTCACCTTTTGTTGTTACAGATTCTCATCAAAATTATATTGCGCGCGTGATGAGTTTTATACTTGGCGGTTCGGGTTTTGGCTCGCGTATGATGGAAGAAGTGCGCGTAAAAAGAGGACTTGCATATTCGGCATATATGAAAATTAGTGTTGGTGGAGCAGTGAATTATGCAAGTGGGTATTTGCAAACTAAGCTTGAAAACAAAGATAAAGCGATAGAGGTAGTAAAAGAGGTGGTAAATAACTTTATCACACAGGGGGTAAGTGAGCAAGAGCTTGCCTCTGCTAAGGCATTTTTGCTTGGCAGCGAGCCACTCCGTGAAGAAAGTCTCTCTCAACGTCTTAATGCAAAATTTATAAATTATTTTAGAGACTTGCCTTTAGATAATAATAAAAAAGAGTTAGAATTAATTAAAGCACTTACACTTGAGGAGCTTAATGCTTATATCAAATCACATAAAGAGATTTTACAGATGAGTTTTAGTGTGGTGGAGCAATCCGCGCTTCCTGTATCATCTCAATAG
- a CDS encoding prephenate dehydrogenase, which yields MNIGIIGLGLMGGSMGLALREVGQIQNKHINRILGYDKNALHSQQALNLGLVDECVPLNEIWQCDVIFLSVPVDGIVELISSIKPQDISENATIIDVGGAKVQILSDIPSWLRHHFVGAHPMCGTEFFGPKAAFGELYKNNIVILTDLEQSGAYQAEIAKDIFIGIGMKILKMDAHSHDKHIALISHMPHIISYALANATLAQEDPQTILALVGGGFRSMSRISKSSPLMWKDVFKQNKENVLEAMAYFQAKFNEAKELLEREDWEGLELFMAQANTLQKFL from the coding sequence ATGAATATAGGTATTATTGGATTAGGATTAATGGGCGGCTCTATGGGTTTAGCTCTTAGAGAAGTGGGGCAAATACAAAATAAGCATATTAATAGAATCTTGGGATATGATAAAAATGCCCTGCACTCTCAACAAGCACTAAATTTGGGGTTGGTTGATGAATGCGTGCCATTAAATGAGATTTGGCAATGTGATGTGATATTTTTGAGCGTGCCTGTTGATGGGATAGTGGAGCTTATTTCAAGCATTAAGCCTCAAGATATAAGCGAGAATGCTACAATCATTGATGTAGGTGGAGCAAAAGTGCAGATTCTCTCTGATATTCCTTCGTGGTTAAGACATCATTTTGTAGGCGCACATCCTATGTGTGGAACAGAGTTTTTTGGACCAAAGGCTGCTTTTGGGGAGTTATATAAAAATAACATTGTAATTCTTACTGATTTAGAGCAAAGTGGGGCGTATCAAGCTGAAATAGCAAAAGATATTTTTATTGGCATTGGTATGAAGATTCTTAAAATGGACGCTCATTCTCACGATAAGCATATTGCGCTTATTTCACATATGCCCCATATCATTAGTTATGCTTTGGCAAATGCCACACTTGCCCAAGAGGACCCCCAAACGATTCTTGCATTAGTTGGTGGGGGTTTTCGCTCAATGAGCAGAATTTCAAAAAGTTCTCCGCTGATGTGGAAAGATGTATTTAAGCAAAATAAAGAAAATGTTTTAGAAGCAATGGCATACTTTCAAGCGAAGTTTAATGAAGCAAAAGAGCTCCTTGAGCGTGAAGATTGGGAAGGATTGGAGTTATTTATGGCACAAGCAAATACATTGCAGAAATTCCTGTGA
- a CDS encoding lipid A biosynthesis lauroyl acyltransferase, whose translation MSLRAKIFKGAIKTIANCMGYCLAKMPHWLFLGHIKSLALIMRICDRRRFKDAKANLDFVYGTQMSEEQKHTIIKICYENFAFVLLETIRVAFIPLEKHTQRFNFVDEHYLLDTLQKDKGAVAISAHYGYWEAIANVLVPRYPWCNMASLGRLTSFNPINEMIIERRELQNAKFIDKKGAFKHLLKLYSGENPLAGILVDQNISEDEGIWVDFFGKRATHTTIASVLSRRFGVGIVPIMISIGQDYKNFEVRYYPPIYCKKSEDSTADILQATQAQANVIEAAIRAKPQDWFWFHKRWKSAYKEIYNSSAHFKL comes from the coding sequence ATGAGTCTAAGAGCAAAGATTTTTAAGGGAGCGATAAAAACAATAGCAAATTGTATGGGTTATTGTTTGGCAAAAATGCCACATTGGCTTTTTTTAGGACATATTAAGTCATTAGCATTGATTATGAGAATCTGTGATAGAAGACGTTTTAAAGATGCTAAAGCAAATTTAGATTTTGTATATGGCACGCAAATGAGCGAAGAGCAAAAGCACACAATCATTAAAATTTGCTATGAGAATTTTGCCTTTGTACTTTTGGAGACGATACGAGTGGCTTTTATCCCGTTGGAGAAACATACACAGCGATTTAACTTTGTCGATGAGCATTATCTTTTGGATACTTTGCAAAAAGATAAGGGTGCAGTAGCAATTTCTGCACATTATGGATATTGGGAAGCCATAGCAAATGTATTAGTGCCACGTTATCCTTGGTGCAATATGGCTTCTTTGGGTCGCTTGACATCTTTTAATCCTATTAACGAGATGATAATTGAGCGGCGAGAGCTCCAAAATGCGAAATTTATTGACAAAAAAGGCGCATTCAAACATTTATTAAAGTTATATAGTGGAGAAAATCCACTTGCTGGGATTTTGGTTGATCAAAATATTTCTGAAGATGAGGGTATATGGGTGGATTTTTTTGGCAAGAGGGCAACGCATACAACTATTGCTTCAGTGCTCTCTCGCCGTTTTGGTGTAGGTATTGTGCCTATAATGATTAGTATAGGGCAAGATTATAAAAATTTTGAAGTTCGATACTATCCGCCAATTTATTGCAAAAAGAGTGAAGATAGCACAGCAGATATATTACAAGCTACACAAGCTCAAGCAAATGTTATTGAGGCAGCAATCAGGGCTAAGCCCCAAGATTGGTTTTGGTTTCATAAGCGTTGGAAGTCAGCTTATAAAGAAATTTATAATTCTTCAGCCCATTTTAAGCTTTAA